GGATCCTGATCAAGAGCGCCGAGGCCCTGGAACTCACGAACAAGGCGAGGAACGTCCTTTTCGACAAGACAGGCACCCTGACGGAGGGCGTCATAGTCCTCGCCGACATCATACCGCTCGCGTCCGCGGGAGAGAAGGAGGTCCTCCGCATCGCCTTCAACCTGGAGAAACAGTCCGAGCATCCCTTTTCAGAGGCCCTGAGGAAAAAGGCCCAGGAATCGGACATACCCTCCCTTGACGTCACGGATTTCCAGGCTGTCATCGGCAGGGGCATCAAAGGGACGATCGGAGGGACCGACTACCGGATGGGCAACAGGGCCTTCCACGAAGAAGAGGGGCACACCCTCGACAGCGGGACGAGGGACCTCTACGAGGAGAAGGAGCGGTCCGCCGCTTCGCCGGTCCTCCTGTGGGACGACACAGGGCCCATGGCCATTCTGACCTTCAGTGATCGGGTGCGGGAAGAGGCGGTCGAGGTGGTACGGAGGCTCAGGGAGATGGATATCGAGCCCGTCATGATCACCGGCGACAGCGAGAACGGGGCGCGGACGATAAGCGGGCGCCTCGGCATCGAGCGTTACTTCCACCGCGTCCTTCCCGACGGGAAGGCGGCCATCGTCGAGGACTTCCGGCGCAAGGGAGTGACGGTCATGGTCGGGGACGGCATCAACGACGCCCCATCTCTCGCCGCGGCGGACATCGGCGTCGCCATGGGGAAAGGTACGGACATCGCCATCGAGTCGGCGGACGTGGTGCTCATGAAAGGCCACCTGTCCCGGCTCGTCAGCCTTA
This genomic interval from Syntrophorhabdus sp. contains the following:
- a CDS encoding HAD-IC family P-type ATPase, translating into ILIKSAEALELTNKARNVLFDKTGTLTEGVIVLADIIPLASAGEKEVLRIAFNLEKQSEHPFSEALRKKAQESDIPSLDVTDFQAVIGRGIKGTIGGTDYRMGNRAFHEEEGHTLDSGTRDLYEEKERSAASPVLLWDDTGPMAILTFSDRVREEAVEVVRRLREMDIEPVMITGDSENGARTISGRLGIERYFHRVLPDGKAAIVEDFRRKGVTVMVGDGINDAPSLAAADIGVAMGKGTDIAIESADVVLMKGHLSRLVSLIRLSRKTMRVIKQNLFWAFIYNVLGIPVAFGALYPFFGIRMEPVFGAVAMVISSISVVSNSLRLRFFKD